One Fuerstiella marisgermanici DNA window includes the following coding sequences:
- a CDS encoding succinate dehydrogenase cytochrome b subunit, which yields MDFLCKIFAIPAELLSKVPGIGPLVKVCGTSVGQKLLMALTGLALCGFLVAHLAGNLLLYAGEQQFNEYAEKLHSLGPVLWGAEVGLLALFFAHIGLALSTAAMSKRARRKSYEEKATKQDNVVMSGGGAANWMLPTGLLIFVFLVLHIADMKFNVRGLEHGEENLYAHVKQVLSNPIAKVVYAIALLGLGVHLTHGVSSAFQTLGISHSRWNKLIRIVCVVFAWAIALGFISLLFFSYGPPATAG from the coding sequence TTGGACTTTCTTTGTAAAATATTCGCTATTCCTGCTGAGCTGCTTTCAAAGGTGCCAGGTATCGGGCCGCTTGTGAAAGTTTGTGGCACGTCCGTCGGTCAGAAACTTCTGATGGCGTTGACGGGGCTGGCTTTGTGCGGGTTCCTTGTCGCTCACCTTGCGGGCAATCTGCTGCTGTATGCCGGTGAACAGCAGTTCAACGAATACGCTGAAAAACTGCACAGCCTTGGCCCTGTGTTGTGGGGCGCTGAAGTCGGCCTGCTGGCACTTTTCTTCGCTCATATTGGACTAGCGTTGTCGACAGCCGCGATGAGCAAGCGAGCCCGTCGTAAGAGCTATGAAGAAAAAGCGACCAAGCAGGACAACGTTGTGATGTCTGGCGGCGGAGCAGCCAACTGGATGCTGCCGACGGGACTGCTGATTTTTGTATTTCTGGTTCTGCATATTGCCGACATGAAATTTAACGTCCGTGGCCTGGAACATGGCGAAGAAAATCTTTACGCACACGTTAAGCAGGTACTCAGCAACCCCATCGCAAAAGTCGTCTACGCGATTGCTCTGCTTGGCCTTGGGGTTCATCTGACTCACGGCGTCAGCAGCGCATTTCAAACGCTGGGCATCAGTCATTCACGCTGGAATAAGTTGATCCGGATTGTCTGCGTTGTTTTCGCATGGGCGATCGCGCTCGGGTTTATCAGTCTGTTGTTCTTTTCTTACGGACCGCCTGCAACGGCTGGTTAG